Proteins from a single region of Pyxidicoccus xibeiensis:
- a CDS encoding response regulator codes for MSEKRRILLIDDSEITLAMEKAVLEARGYEVVATSTLMEFEKTLQSWRPDLILTDIHMPEAKGTDICRTLKNEYGTQDIPIVLFSSLPDDELSKLAEQVGADGSLSKVNGLEAMGEKIDELVQSILW; via the coding sequence GTGTCCGAGAAGCGAAGAATCCTCCTGATTGACGACAGCGAAATCACGCTCGCCATGGAGAAGGCGGTGCTCGAGGCGCGGGGCTACGAAGTCGTCGCCACGTCGACGCTCATGGAGTTCGAAAAGACACTCCAGAGCTGGCGGCCGGACCTCATCCTCACCGACATCCACATGCCCGAGGCGAAGGGCACCGACATCTGCCGGACGCTCAAGAACGAGTACGGCACGCAGGACATCCCCATCGTCCTGTTCTCCAGCCTCCCGGACGACGAGCTGTCCAAGCTGGCCGAGCAGGTGGGCGCCGACGGCTCGCTCTCCAAGGTGAACGGCCTGGAGGCGATGGGCGAGAAGATAGACGAGCTGGTGCAGAGCATCCTCTGGTGA
- a CDS encoding mechanosensitive ion channel family protein: MMHRDSWGLRALVLVWSVLWSLPAAALNAGLGTPPPTVDRQTPHAAVQGFLSAAHRGDYALAAHYLDLDFIPRAEQAERGPQLARRLKFVLDRKLALDLSSLSKAAEGDPAGSRTQQLGTIPLEGASVAVRLQRVTADGALVWVISESTVRRVDPLFEEYGPRVAEWLPPVFFEDTVLGLEPWQWLGLLVTLLGSLGLAVLLERMVLAFALRLARWTRISWDDDMVAAGRGPLLLVAFAALLVVGTWFLRLPRPAQEFFSGVGYSLSVVSLAWFILRFLRVSAAFVQNRVASGMKDSSRARSVSTQLVVLRAIFEVATYVIAAALLLIQFDVVRNVGVSLLASAGIAGLVLGLAAQKSISTLLAGIQLSITQPIRIGDQVVVENEFGTVEEITLTYVVLRVWDQRRMVIPITQFLDKPFQNWSKGNAEMLGAVTLQVDYFTDINALRAELTRILEGEGKELWDRRVGSVVVLEVMDRTLTVRALVSVANSEKLFDLRALVRERMVEFLRAHPQWLPITRTEARQVPQPPPPSDGGQTPAAPPAPPRA, translated from the coding sequence ATGATGCACCGTGACAGTTGGGGCCTGAGGGCCCTCGTCCTCGTCTGGAGCGTCCTCTGGAGCCTGCCGGCCGCCGCGCTCAACGCCGGCCTGGGGACGCCTCCTCCCACCGTGGACCGGCAGACGCCGCACGCCGCCGTCCAGGGCTTCCTGTCCGCGGCCCACCGGGGGGACTACGCCCTGGCCGCCCACTACCTGGACCTGGACTTCATCCCCCGGGCCGAGCAGGCGGAGCGCGGCCCCCAGCTCGCCCGCCGGCTCAAGTTCGTCCTGGACCGCAAGCTGGCGCTGGATTTGTCCTCGCTGAGCAAGGCCGCCGAGGGAGACCCGGCCGGCTCCCGGACGCAGCAGCTGGGCACCATCCCCCTGGAGGGCGCCAGCGTCGCGGTCCGCCTGCAGCGGGTGACAGCGGACGGCGCGCTGGTGTGGGTCATCAGCGAGTCCACCGTGAGGCGCGTCGACCCGCTCTTCGAGGAGTACGGCCCCCGCGTGGCGGAGTGGCTGCCCCCCGTCTTCTTCGAGGACACGGTGCTGGGGCTGGAGCCCTGGCAGTGGCTGGGCCTGCTGGTGACGCTGCTGGGCAGCCTGGGGCTGGCGGTGCTGCTGGAGCGGATGGTGCTGGCCTTCGCCCTGCGGCTGGCGCGCTGGACGCGCATCAGCTGGGACGACGACATGGTGGCCGCGGGCCGGGGGCCGCTGCTGCTGGTGGCCTTCGCGGCGCTGCTGGTGGTGGGCACCTGGTTCCTGCGCCTGCCGCGCCCCGCGCAGGAGTTCTTCAGCGGGGTGGGCTACTCGCTGAGCGTCGTCTCCCTGGCCTGGTTCATCCTGCGCTTCCTCCGGGTGTCCGCCGCCTTCGTGCAGAACCGCGTGGCCTCGGGGATGAAGGACTCCTCGCGCGCACGCAGCGTGAGCACCCAGTTGGTGGTGCTGCGCGCCATCTTCGAGGTGGCCACCTACGTCATCGCCGCCGCCCTGCTGCTCATCCAGTTCGACGTGGTGCGCAACGTGGGCGTGTCGCTGCTGGCCTCCGCCGGTATCGCCGGCCTCGTGCTCGGCCTCGCGGCGCAGAAGTCCATCTCCACGCTGCTGGCCGGCATCCAGCTGTCGATTACGCAGCCCATCCGCATCGGCGACCAGGTGGTGGTGGAGAACGAGTTCGGCACCGTGGAGGAAATCACCCTCACCTACGTGGTGCTGCGCGTGTGGGACCAGCGCCGCATGGTCATCCCCATCACCCAGTTCCTCGACAAGCCCTTCCAGAACTGGAGCAAGGGCAACGCGGAGATGCTCGGCGCCGTCACCCTCCAGGTGGACTACTTCACCGACATCAACGCCCTGCGCGCCGAGCTGACGCGCATCCTCGAGGGCGAGGGCAAGGAGCTGTGGGACCGGCGCGTGGGGAGCGTCGTCGTGCTCGAGGTGATGGACCGCACCCTCACCGTGCGCGCCCTGGTGAGCGTGGCCAACTCGGAGAAGCTCTTCGATTTGCGCGCCCTGGTGCGCGAGCGGATGGTGGAGTTCCTCCGGGCCCATCCGCAGTGGCTGCCCATCACCCGCACGGAGGCCCGCCAGGTGCCGCAGCCTCCTCCTCCGTCGGACGGGGGGCAGACGCCCGCCGCCCCACCGGCGCCTCCCAGGGCCTGA
- the lpoB gene encoding penicillin-binding protein activator LpoB produces the protein MNPRRLLLSACLVATLAACGGPRAYTRGTYEDPNTIEMLSDRFNENDLQLIAKKMAESLAASPRFAQARPDGSLPIVLVGKLKNSTSEHVDMRSLGDKIQTALAQTGRFALVDQAARQDIAEEYEYQQSGYVDPNAAKGPGQQTSVDFLMTGDLASIIQEVGNDKLVYYKMTAKLSNVKTGLIEWTDEKQIRKKFEKRSVGW, from the coding sequence ATGAACCCCCGCCGACTGCTTCTGTCCGCCTGCCTCGTCGCCACGCTCGCCGCGTGCGGAGGTCCTCGCGCCTATACGCGCGGGACGTACGAGGACCCCAACACCATCGAGATGCTGTCGGACCGCTTCAACGAGAACGACCTGCAGCTCATCGCCAAGAAGATGGCGGAGTCGCTGGCCGCCTCGCCGCGCTTCGCGCAGGCCCGTCCGGATGGCTCGCTGCCCATCGTCCTGGTGGGCAAGCTGAAGAACAGCACCTCCGAGCACGTCGACATGCGCTCGCTGGGCGACAAGATTCAGACGGCGCTCGCCCAGACGGGCCGCTTCGCGCTGGTGGACCAGGCCGCGCGCCAGGACATCGCCGAGGAGTACGAGTACCAGCAGTCCGGCTACGTGGACCCCAACGCCGCCAAGGGCCCGGGGCAGCAGACGTCGGTGGACTTCCTGATGACGGGCGACCTCGCCTCCATCATCCAGGAGGTCGGCAACGACAAGCTCGTCTACTACAAGATGACGGCCAAGCTGAGCAACGTGAAGACCGGCCTCATCGAGTGGACGGACGAGAAGCAGATCCGCAAGAAGTTCGAGAAGCGCAGCGTCGGCTGGTAG
- a CDS encoding polyprenyl synthetase family protein: MRPLPQALLVRELLAEYGDAARARMRQYLRDAHPHEAPLQTLVADYPERGGRALRASLCLAAASAFGARPEEALGPAVALELLHNAFLVHDDVEDESEERRGRPTLHQLHGVPVAVNVGDALAVLSLRPLLDDVARLGPHLTLRVLEEAQRMARESVEGQALELAWRQHNATDLGEADYLRMVLKKTCWYTSIYPLRIGALVGTRGTVDLERFLRFGFFVGAAFQIQDDLLNLVGDEARYGKELNGDLREGKRTLMLIHLLGALPAGERARLSRLLAAPRAERTEAELRWVRGRMERHGSLEHARRVAHGLAGAALHEFSVAYAGMPDSRDKRFLEALPTWSIERT, translated from the coding sequence ATGCGCCCCCTGCCCCAGGCCCTGCTCGTCCGCGAGCTGCTCGCCGAGTACGGCGATGCCGCGCGAGCCCGCATGCGCCAGTACCTGCGTGACGCCCATCCCCATGAGGCGCCCCTCCAGACGCTCGTCGCGGACTACCCGGAGCGGGGCGGCCGGGCCCTGCGCGCCAGCCTCTGCCTCGCGGCGGCCAGTGCCTTCGGCGCCCGGCCCGAGGAGGCGCTGGGCCCCGCCGTCGCGCTGGAGCTGCTCCACAACGCCTTCCTCGTCCACGACGACGTGGAGGACGAGAGCGAGGAGCGCCGGGGCCGCCCCACGCTGCACCAGCTCCATGGCGTGCCCGTGGCCGTCAACGTGGGGGACGCGCTGGCGGTGCTGAGCCTGCGGCCCCTCCTCGACGACGTGGCGCGCCTGGGGCCCCACCTCACGCTGCGCGTGCTGGAGGAGGCACAGCGCATGGCCCGCGAGTCCGTGGAAGGCCAGGCGCTGGAGCTCGCCTGGCGCCAGCACAACGCCACCGACCTGGGCGAGGCCGACTACCTGCGCATGGTGCTGAAGAAGACGTGCTGGTACACGAGCATCTACCCGCTGCGCATCGGCGCCCTCGTCGGCACACGCGGCACCGTGGACCTGGAGCGCTTCCTGCGCTTCGGCTTCTTCGTCGGCGCCGCGTTCCAGATACAGGACGACCTGCTCAATCTCGTGGGCGACGAAGCCCGCTACGGCAAGGAGCTCAACGGAGACCTCCGCGAGGGCAAGCGCACGCTGATGCTCATCCACCTGCTCGGCGCCCTCCCCGCCGGCGAGCGCGCCCGCCTCTCGCGCCTGCTCGCGGCGCCCCGGGCCGAGCGCACGGAGGCGGAGCTGCGCTGGGTGCGCGGACGGATGGAGCGGCACGGCTCCCTCGAGCACGCGCGCCGCGTGGCGCATGGCCTCGCGGGGGCGGCCCTCCACGAGTTCTCCGTCGCCTACGCCGGCATGCCCGACTCGCGCGACAAGCGCTTCCTGGAGGCGCTGCCCACGTGGAGCATCGAGCGGACCTGA
- a CDS encoding COG3014 family protein — protein sequence MASSPPRPARLTGWGGLALASLLLLSGCAGDYVARTRGVRAAYQSENYPDALEALDSAAKEGVEKDRLLVLLDKGMVLHAARKWAESNAVLEEAEKLADQLDAVSVSEEAGALVTNERQRAYRGEDFEKLMISVIQALNYAELGEAESAMVEVRQVNERLEKMVVDEKKPYQQLAVARYLAGVIREDQRDWDSAYIDYAKAYELEPHLGDLVEPLLRLAKLAGRDDAYADLKAKHPGVPHEPLAPGDGQLVVVVEAGLSPEKQRASQSYGDGGDLIEVPVYRDRGSAPLVTVGVGPQEQRAVTVTSLAAVARIHLDNRIGGMLAKQLAGVAVKAGVAAGVGALTKSEEVGALAFLLLNATNAPDLRSWLSLPAEFQVARFRVPAGSHTVRVEARGRTTEHVVDVKPGRVGLMVVRRY from the coding sequence ATGGCTTCCTCCCCACCCCGCCCGGCGCGACTGACCGGGTGGGGCGGGCTCGCGCTCGCGAGCCTGCTCCTCCTGTCTGGCTGCGCCGGTGACTACGTGGCGCGTACGCGAGGCGTGCGCGCGGCGTACCAGTCCGAGAACTACCCGGACGCGCTGGAAGCGCTGGACTCGGCCGCGAAGGAGGGCGTGGAGAAGGACCGGCTGCTGGTCCTGCTGGACAAGGGCATGGTGCTGCACGCCGCCCGGAAGTGGGCGGAGAGCAACGCCGTGCTGGAGGAGGCCGAGAAGCTGGCCGACCAGCTCGACGCCGTGTCCGTCTCCGAGGAGGCCGGGGCGCTCGTCACCAACGAGCGCCAGCGCGCGTACCGGGGGGAGGACTTCGAGAAGCTGATGATCTCCGTCATCCAGGCGCTCAACTACGCCGAGCTGGGCGAGGCCGAGAGCGCGATGGTGGAGGTGCGCCAGGTCAACGAGCGCCTGGAGAAGATGGTCGTCGACGAGAAGAAGCCGTACCAGCAGCTCGCCGTCGCGCGCTACCTGGCCGGCGTCATCCGCGAGGACCAGCGGGACTGGGACTCGGCGTACATCGACTACGCGAAGGCGTACGAGCTGGAGCCGCACCTGGGCGACCTGGTGGAGCCCCTGCTGCGGCTGGCGAAGCTGGCGGGCCGGGACGACGCCTACGCCGACCTGAAGGCGAAGCACCCGGGCGTGCCGCACGAGCCCCTGGCGCCGGGCGACGGGCAGCTCGTGGTGGTGGTGGAGGCGGGCCTGTCCCCGGAGAAGCAGCGCGCCTCCCAGTCGTACGGTGACGGCGGGGACCTCATCGAGGTGCCCGTGTACCGGGACCGGGGCAGCGCGCCGCTGGTGACGGTGGGAGTGGGGCCGCAAGAGCAGCGGGCGGTGACGGTGACGTCACTGGCGGCGGTGGCGCGCATCCACCTGGACAACCGCATTGGCGGGATGCTGGCCAAGCAACTGGCGGGCGTGGCGGTGAAGGCGGGCGTGGCCGCGGGCGTGGGCGCCCTGACGAAGAGCGAGGAGGTGGGCGCGCTCGCCTTCCTCCTCCTGAATGCGACGAACGCGCCAGACCTGCGCTCCTGGCTTTCGCTGCCGGCGGAGTTCCAGGTGGCGCGCTTCCGGGTGCCGGCGGGCAGTCACACGGTGCGTGTGGAGGCCCGGGGCCGGACGACGGAGCACGTGGTGGACGTGAAGCCCGGGCGGGTGGGACTGATGGTGGTGCGGCGCTACTGA
- a CDS encoding ZIP family metal transporter: MSSVPAAVALYSFIIVLGSLLGAVAVVWNERPTQLVRFLAFAAGVMLGAAFFHMLPEAYSGGGWWAFALVPAGFVFILVLERYLVAHAGEDLPGDHMSGTGRPAQPGQVIGLTAFLGLSTHTLFDGIALGSAVEEGVGAMALLAIVSHKVPSALSLASILKTEGRSRGSILLLATLYGLMVPAGAALYFLFDAVLQFESLAAKALAFSAGTFLYIAVSDLLPHVHRHGKDHPGRNVLALFFGLLLMFMLARWMGHPAGH, translated from the coding sequence ATGTCGTCGGTCCCGGCCGCAGTGGCCCTGTACTCATTCATCATCGTCCTGGGCTCCCTGCTGGGCGCGGTGGCGGTGGTGTGGAACGAGCGGCCCACGCAGCTGGTGCGCTTCCTGGCCTTCGCGGCGGGGGTGATGCTGGGCGCGGCCTTCTTCCACATGCTGCCCGAGGCGTACTCCGGAGGCGGCTGGTGGGCCTTCGCGCTGGTGCCCGCGGGCTTCGTCTTCATCCTGGTGCTGGAGCGCTACCTGGTGGCGCACGCGGGCGAGGATTTGCCCGGCGACCACATGTCCGGCACCGGAAGGCCGGCGCAGCCCGGGCAGGTGATTGGGCTCACCGCGTTCCTGGGGCTGTCCACGCACACGCTGTTCGACGGGATTGCGCTGGGCTCGGCGGTGGAGGAGGGCGTGGGCGCCATGGCGCTCTTGGCCATCGTCTCGCACAAGGTGCCCTCGGCGCTGTCGCTGGCATCCATCCTCAAGACGGAGGGGCGCTCGCGGGGCTCCATCCTGCTGCTGGCGACGCTGTACGGGCTGATGGTGCCGGCGGGCGCGGCGCTCTACTTCCTCTTCGACGCCGTGCTCCAGTTCGAGAGCCTCGCCGCCAAGGCGCTGGCCTTCTCCGCGGGCACGTTCCTCTACATCGCGGTGTCGGACCTGCTGCCGCACGTGCACCGGCACGGCAAGGACCACCCGGGGCGCAACGTGCTGGCGCTCTTCTTCGGCCTGCTGCTGATGTTCATGCTCGCGCGGTGGATGGGACACCCCGCGGGGCACTGA